A window from Salvelinus sp. IW2-2015 linkage group LG5, ASM291031v2, whole genome shotgun sequence encodes these proteins:
- the LOC111964087 gene encoding serine/threonine-protein phosphatase 2A 55 kDa regulatory subunit B alpha isoform, protein MAGTGGGSNDVQWCFSQVKGAIDDDVAEADIISTVEFNHSGELLATGDKGGRVVIFQQEIENKSQPQCRSEYNVYSTFQSHEPEFDYLKSLEIEEKINKIRWLPQKNAAQFLLSTNDKTIKLWKISERDKRLEGYNLKEEDGRCIDPNTVTALRVPVFRPMDLMVEASPRRVFANAHTYHINSISINSDHETYLSADDLRINLWHQEITDRSFNIVDIKPVNMEELTEVITAAEFHPNQCNTFVYSSSKGSIRLCDMRASALCDKHSKLFEEPEDPSNRSFFSEIISSISDVKFSHNGRYMMTRDYLSVKIWDLNMETRPVETFQVHEYLRSKLCSLYENDCIFDKFECCWNGNDSVVMTGSYNNFFRMFDRGQRWDVTLEASRESSKPRQVLKPRKVCAGGKRKKDEISVDSLDFNKKILHTAWHPQDNIIAVATTNNLYIFQDKVN, encoded by the exons CGTGCAGTGGTGCTTCTCACAGGTGAAGGGTGCCATCGATGATGACGTGGCCGAAG CCGACATCATATCTACTGTGGAGTTCAACCACTCAGGAGAGCTGCTAGCCACAGGAGACAAGGGCGGCAGGGTCgtcatctttcagcaggaaatAGAG AATAAGAGTCAGCCACAGTGCCGCAGTGAGTACAATGTTTACAGCACTTTCCAGAGCCATGAGCCCGAGTTTGACTACTTGAAAAGTTTGGAGATTGAGGAGAAGATCAATAAAATCCGCTGGCTGCCCCAGAAGAACGCAGCTCAGTTCCTGTTGTCCACTAACG ACAAAACTATAAAGTTGTGGAAGATCAGTGAACGAGACAAGAGACTGGAGGGCTACAAcctgaaagaggaggatggacgCTGCATCGACCCCAACACTGTCACTGCACTTCGG GTGCCCGTGTTTAGACCTATGGACCTTATGGTGGAGGCGAGCCCTCGAAGGGTGTTTGCCAACGCCCACACCTACCACATCAACTCCATCTCAATTAACAGTGACCATGAGACATATCTATCCGCAGACGACCTGCGCATCAACCTCTGGCACCAGGAGATCACTGACCGCAGCTTCA ACATTGTGGATATAAAGCCAGTCAACATGGAGGAGCTGACCGAGGTGATCACAGCAGCTGAGTTCCATCCTAACCAGTGCAACACCTTTGTCTACAGCAGCAGTAAGGGCTCCATCCGCCTCTGTGACATGAGGGCATCAGCGCTATGTGACAAGCACTCCAAAC TGTTCGAGGAGCCAGAGGACCCCAGTAACCGCTCCTTCTTCTCTGAGATCATTTCATCCATCTCGGATGTCAAGTTCAGCCACAACGGACGCTACATGATGACCAGGGACTACCTGTCTGTCAAGATCTGGGACCTGAACATGGAGACCAGGCCTGTGGAGACTTTCCAG GTTCACGAGTACCTCAGGAGTAAGCTGTGCTCGCTCTATGAGAACGACTGCATCTTTGACAAGTTTGAGTGCTGCTGGAATGGAAATGACAG TGTGGTGATGACAGGCTCGTACAACAACTTCTTCCGGATGTTTGACCGGGGCCAGCGGTGGGACGTGACCCTGGAAGCGTCCCGGGAGAGCAGTAAGCCACGGCAGGTCCTGAAGCCCCGCAAGGTGTGTGCCGGCGGGAAGCGGAAGAAGGACGAGATCAGCGTAGACAGCCTGGACTTCAACAAGAAAATCCTCCACACTGCCTGGCACCCCCAGGACAACATCATTGCCGTGGCAACCACCAACAACCTATACATATTTCAGGACAAAGTGAACTAG